ACAGACCGCGCCGGGCGCTCTGGGCGTGATGCGCGTGAGTGATGGCGACGGCGAGCGCGTCGGCGGCATCGGGGCCCGCGATGGTGACGCCGGGAAGCAGGATTTTCACCATTGCCTGCACCTGCGCCTTGTCGGCGCCGCCGGTGCCGACGACGGCTTTCTTGACGAGGCTGGGGGCATATTCGCCGACGATGATGCCGCGGCTGGCGGCGATGCACAAAAGCGCGCCGCGCGCCTGCGCGAGTTTCAGGGTCGAGCGCGGGTTCTTGTTGACGAAGATTTCCTCGGCCGCGGCGCTGTCGGGGGCGTGGTCGGCGATGATCGCTTCGAGTTGGCTGGCGAGATGCGAGAGGCGCTGGGGGAGCGGCGCCTTCGGATCGGTCTTGAGCTGGCCGTTGTCGAGGTGCTTGAGGCGGTTGCCCTCGGCTTGGATGAGGCCCCAGCCGGTGCTGCCGAGGCCGGGGTCGAGGCCGAGGATTTTCAACGCTATTCCGCCTGGCCGAGGCGCTCCAGTTCGGCGTCGGAGAAGGTGTAATTGCCCCACACCGTCTGGACGTCGTCGTCATCCTCCAAGGCGTCGATCAGCTTGACGAGCGTGTCGGCGTCCTTGCCCTCGACCTCGGTCTCGATCTGGGGGCGCCAGGCGAGCTTGGCGGTCTCGGGTTCGCCGAGGCTCTTTTCGAGCTGGCTGGCGACTTCGTGAAGCTGGTCGGCTTCGGTCCAGATGCTGTGCGTCGTCTCGTCCGACTGGATGTCGTCGGCGCCGGCTTCCATGGCGGCTTCGAGCACTTTTTCTTCCGACAGTTCATCGGCCTTATATTCGATGAGGCCCAAGCGATCGAAACTGTGCGCGACCGCGCCCGAGGAACCGAGGTTGCCGCCATTCTTGGAGAAGATGGTGCGCACGTTGGTGGCGGTGCGGTTGCGATTGTCGGACAATGCCTCGACGATCAGCGCGACGCCGTTGGGGCCATAGCCCTCGTAGCGCATTTCCTCGTAATTCTCGCCTTCGCTGGCCGAGGCCTTGTCGATCGCCTTCTTGATATTGTCCTTGGGCATCGACTGCTTGAGCGCGGTGTTGACCGCGAGGCGGAGGCGCGGGTTCATGTCGGGGTCGGGCAGCCCCATCTTGGCCGCGACGGTGATTTCGCGGCTGAGCTTGGAGAAGAGCGCCGAGCGCTTCTTGTCCTGCGCGCCCTTGCGATGCTTGATGTTGGCGAATTTACTATGGCCGGCCATGATATCCCCGAAAAGTGGCATTTTTCGGGGGCCCCGATGAAGGAGCCCCCGATGAATCTTGTGAATGAATGGCCGCCTTATAGCAAAAGGCGCGAATTGGGCGAGACCCTAAGCGAGTTTGACCGCCGTGCCGCTGGCGGTGACCATCAGCATCGAGCCGCCCTGGCCGAGGACTTCATAGTCGAGGTCGATGCCGATGACCGCATCGGCGCCCAGTTCGGCGGCCTCGCCCTGCAGTTCGGACAGTGCCTGGCGGCGTGCCTCGTCGAGCGCCTTTTCATAGGCGCCCGAGCGCCCGCCGACGATATCGCGCACCGCGGCGAACAGATCCTTGAACACGTTCGCGCCGACGATGACCTCGCCATGGACGATGCCGAGATAGGTCGAGATGTCGCGGTTCTGGAGGGTCGAGGTGGTCGTCAGGATCATCGATGAGGCTCCCCGTGATGGATGGTGCTGCATTGCACCAACCGCGGGGAGCCCGATTTGTTTCCGACCCGAAACGGGAAGGCGCGCGTTACGCCATGCCGAGCGCGGCGCGGTAGGTTTCGAGGAGGGCGTCCTGCTCGTCGACCTGACAGGTTCGAATTGAAAAAGTGAAATGGCGCGAATGGCCTCTAGTGAGTGACCATCCGGATGAAATTGATCGGGCTGCGTCTTTAAAAGGAGAAATCCTTTGCCAACTTGTCATTTGGCTGCCTTGAGACACTTTGAACCCCCGTATGTCATTCCGACGGCTCCCATGGGCCACTGATCGTTGCATATTGCATGCGATCAAATCCGTGACGTCGCCCGACTTTGTCGAGGCAGTCGTGGTGTTTTTCGACGGGTTGCGAGCGGAAATAGAGAACGCGCTCCTTTTCGCTCCCCGAGGGAGAAGAGCGATCGACGACGTCTACGAGCGTGAGAGTATTTGGCAGAAGGCCGCATTCGACTTCCGCCTCTCGCAGGCTTTTCGTCGCGATATCTTCCGGCGTTTCGCAGGAAGAAAGGCAGAACGCTCCAATCGCCGGCATCAGGACAAGACGCGTTCTTTCTCGGACACGCACTAACGATGTAGAATTCATGCAGACGCCCCAAACACGCCGCAAATGCAGCGGCCTACTACGATCCGCTCGGTCCGAGCTTGGGCGAATCTTCCGACAACTCTAGCGAGCCGCGCCGTGGGATCCATCTTCTTTTCAATATAGCGTGCGCGACCTGCCTCGTCGGTCGTTGTTGCAAGAGAGCACGACCCAACATCGAAGATGCCGCGATAGAACTGGATACCGCGGTTAGCGAAGCCTTGTGGCCGTCATCATCTTCATCATCAAGAAAAGGGGCTCCCCGTGATGGATGGTGCTGCAGTGCACCAACCGCGGGGAGCCCGATTTGTTTCCGACCCGAAACGGGAAGGCGCGCGTTACGCCATGCCGAGCGCGGCGCGGTAGGTTTCGAGAAGCGCGTCCTGCTCGTCGAGCTGGTGCTTTTCCATCTTCCGCAGGCGCACGATGGCGCGCATCGTCTTGGTGTCGTAGCCATTGGCCTTGGCCTCGGCATAGACGTCCTTGATGTCGTCCGCGATCGCCTTCTTTTCCTCTTCGAGGCGTTCGATCCGTTCGATGAGCAGGCGAAGCTGGTCGGCTGCGATGGCGCCGTCGGCCATGATGCGATTCTCCTAAGTGGGTGAAAAATTCTCGGGCGCCGGGGTAGGCGAGCGGGCGCTCCGTCTCAAGCCGGTTGCGATAAAATTTGATGGCGCTATGGCGGGCCCGCAACATATTGAACCCGCACAAGATAAGACGAAAGCGCGCGCGATGAGCGAGATGATGAAACCACGCGGCCGCAAGGTGAAGATCCTCGCCACGCTGGGCCCCGCCTCCGATACCCCCGAGATGATCGAGACGCTGATGCGCTCGGGCGCCGATGCGTTCCGCATCAACATGAGCCACGGCGAACAGGCCGACAAGGCGAAGCTCGTCGAGCATATCCGCGGGCTCGAAAAGGTGCTCAAGCGGCCGACCACCATCCTGTTCGACCTGCAGGGCCCCAAGCTGCGCGTCGGTGCGTTCGAGGGCGGCAAGGCGAAGCTTCAGAAGGGCGATACCTTCACGCTCGACCGCGACGGCGCGCCGGGCGATGCGACCCGCGTGTGCCTGCCCCATGCCGAATTGTTCGAGGCGATCCGCGAGGGATCGCTGCTGCTGATCGACGATGGCAAGATGCGCTTGAAAGTGACCGAGGTGCACGAGGATCGCATCGTCACCGAAGTGCGCGTGTCGGGCACCATCCGCGATCGCAAGGGGGTCAATGTCCCCGACGTGCTGATCCCCATTCCGGCGCTGACCGAAAAGGATCGCTCGGACCTCGAATTCGCACTGGAACAGGGGGCCGACTGGATCGCGCTGTCCTTCGTCCAGCGTCCCGAGGACGTCGAGGAGGCGCGCGAACTGGTCAAGGGCCGCGCCGCGATCCTCGCCAAGATCGAGAAGCCGCAGGCGGTCGATTGTCTCGACCAGATCCTCGAGGCGGCCGATGCGGTCATGGTGGCGCGCGGCGACCTCGGCGTCGAACTGCCGCCCGAACAGGTGCCGGTGGTGCAGAACCGCATCGTCGCCACCGCGCGCCAGCATGGCAAGCCGGTGGTGGTCGCGACGCAGATGCTGGAGAGCATGATCTCCTCGCCCACGCCGACGCGCGCCGAGGTCAATGACGTCGCCGACGCCATCTATGACGGCGCCGATGCGGTGATGCTGTCGGCCGAGAGCGCGGCGGGCGATTATCCGGTGCAGGCGGTCAAGATGATGAACCGCATCGGGCTCGCGGTGGAGGCGGACGAGCGCTATGGCGACCGCGTCCATTTCACCGAGACGGCGCCCGAGGCGACGACCGCCGACGCGCTGGCCGAGAGCGCGCGCGGCATCGCCCGCACGGTCAGCGCGAGCGCGATGGCCTGCTATACCAGCTCGGGCTCGACCGCGCGGCGCATCGCGCGCGAGCGCCCGCCGGTGCCGATCATGGTGATGACCGCATCCGAGAAGGTGGCGCGGCGGCTGGGGCTTCTCTGGGGCACCTATGCGGTGGCGACGCGCGATGTCTCGAGCTTCGAGGAAATGGTCGGCAAGGCCAAGCGCATGGCGCTTCGCCATTCGATCGCGGGGGGCGGCGATCGCCTGCTCATCATGGCGGGCGTGCCGTTCGGCGTGTCGGGCTCGACCAACGTCATTCACGTGGTCAAGCTGGTCGGCGATGAACTGGAGAATTACGGCCTCTAGTCGACGCCAACCGCCCGTTCGTCGAAGCGGGCGGGCTGTTCAGGAACCGTATCAGGCGGCTGCTTTTCTCTTTGCCAAGAGGAGAAGCGGTATATGCGTATCATTATCACGGCCCTGTCGTGCCTCGCGCTCGGCGCCTGCATGGCGCAGGGCGAGGGCGAACAGCCGGCCACCGGCAACAGCCTGGCAGAGGATCCGGCGGCGAGCGACTTTGCGACCCAGCTGAGCGCGCCGGCGCCCGACTTCGCGCCGCTGGTGCCGCCGTCCGAGCGCAGCCCGGCACCCAAGATCGAGCCGAGCGAGCGCTATTCGGGGAGCGAGGAAGAGGCGCTGGCCGAGGCGCGGATGTGGGCCGGGCGGTTCGACGGCGGCATCGCGGTGACCGCATACAGCACCATCAAGCAGTCGATCTTCCTGCGCTTTCGGCTGACCAAGCCGGAATATGAGGCAATCATGGCGGCCAATGGCTGGACGCTCCCTGCTTATGTGGAGGCCGAGTTCATGAAGCCGCTTCGCGCGCCCAAGGTGAGCGATGCGGCCGCGCCCAAGCTGCGGCATTTCGCGAGCAGCGACAGGCGCACCGGGCCGCAGCGCACCGGCGCGGGAGGGGGCAGGATCTGGCTCGACGATGGCTGCATCTATGTCGATCCGATGGGGCAGGGCACGCACCTTGCCTATTTCCACAACGAGGTGGGGGTCGATGTCGACGTGGAGGGCTATGTCACCCTCGTGCATCGCAGCGACGGCTCGCTGCTCGGGCGGTTGGGCGAGAACATGCGTTGGGCCGCGCCCAATGGCGAACCCGTCGCCGAGCATGTCGCCGCATTGCGCGCGGCCTGCCGGGCCGACGTGCCCATCTATCATGCCGGGCTGCCGACCAGCCGCCCGCGCCCGGCGCCGCGCGGTTGAGCCTGTTTCACGAGGGAGAAGAGCATGCGTATCCACTTTATCGTGCCGATGCTGGCGCTGACCGCCTGCATGGCGGCCGAGGAAGGCGAGCCGGTGGTCGGTAACCAGACCCCGGCGGCGAGCAGCGATTATGCGACGCAATTGACGCCGCCGCCGCACCCCGAGGTGGTCGACACGCGATTGGGTTATGACGCGCCGCGGCGTCCCTCGACCGCGCAATTCAACGGCAGCGACGCCGAGGCGCAGCGCATCGGCAAGATGTGGTTCGACCGGCTGGGCGATGCGGCCTATGGTTTTGCGACGCAGACGATCAACCAGGATATCCAGCTGTCGCTACGGATCACCGAGGCCGAATTCGATGCGCTGATGGCGCAAAAGGGTTGGACGTTGCCCGCTTATGTCGACGTCAGCTTCGTGCGGCCGCTCACCCTTCCGGCGGTGAGCGCGGCGGCGGCGCCCAAGCTTAGGGCCTTTGCCAGTAGCAAGCAGCGCACCGGCATCCAGCTCGAGGGCGGGGGCGAGGCGCGGATCGTGGTGCGCGATGGGTGCATCCTGACGCAGGCGGGGCAGGCGGGCGAGGCGCTGGCCTGGTTCCACGCCGAGGTCGGGGTGGAGGTGGACGATAAGGGCTATCTCGTGCTGATCGACCGGCGCGACGGACACCGGCTCGGCTGGCTGGGCGAACGCATGGGCTTTGCCGTGCCCAATCCCGATCCAGATCCTGAAGGCGCCGCGGCGCTGCGCGCGGCCTGCGGGAACCTGCCGATCTACAATGTGGGGATGCCGCGCACGGTGGCTGCCGATTGACGCTCGGGGGCTCGCTGTGCCACGCGGCTCGGCGAACAGGAGAGACGTCATGGGTACCACGATCGAGGAACTGGAAGCACGGCGCGACAAGGCGCGGGCCGGCGGCGGGCAGAAGCGCATCGATGCGCAGCATGCCAAGGGCCGCCTGACCGCGCGCGAGCGGCTCACCGTGCTGCTCGACGAGGATTCGTTCGAAGAGCTCGACATGTTCGTCGAGCATAATTGCACCGACTTCGGGATGGACGAGGTGCATTATCCGGGCGACGGGGTGGTCACGGGATCGGGGACGATCAACGGGCGGCTGACCTATGTCTTCGCGCAGGATTTCACCGTGCTCGGCGGGTCGCTGTCGGAGCGGCATGCGGAGAAGATCTGCAAGATCATGGATGCGGCGATGAAGGTCGGCGCGCCGGTCATCGGGCTGAACGATTCAGGCGGCGCGCGCATCCAGGAGGGCGTCGCCAGCCTCGGCGGCTATGCCGAGGTGTTCCAGCGCAACGTGCTGGCATCGGGCGTGGTGCCGCAGCTTTCGGTCATCATGGGGCCGTGCGCGGGCGGGGCGGTTTATTCGCCCGCCATGACCGACTTCATCTTCATGGTCGAGGATACGAGCTACATGTTCGTCACCGGGCCCGAGGTGGTGAAGACGGTGACCAACGAGGAAGTCACGCAGGAGGAACTGGGCGGGGCGATCACGCATACGCAAAAGTCGGGCGTGGCAGATTGTGCGTTCGAGAATGACGTCGACGCGCTGCTCGCGACGCGCGAGTTCTTTTCCTATCTGCCGAGTTCGAACCGCGACGAGGTGCCGCAGGTGCCGACCGACGATCCGTGGGACCGGATCGAGGACAGCCTCGACAGCATCATCCCGGCCTCCGCCAACCAACCCTATGACATGCATGAGGTCATTCGGAAGGTTGCCGACGAGGGGCGCTTCTTCGAAATCCAGCCCAAGCATGCCGCCAATATTATCGTCGGTTTCTGCCGCATCGAGGGGCGCACGGTGGGGGTGGTCGCCAACCAGCCGATGGTGCTGGCGGGCGTGCTCGACATCAATTCATCGAAGAAGGCGGCGCGCTTCGTGCGGTTCTGCGATGCGTTCGAGATTCCGATCCTGACCTTCGTCGACGTGCCGGGCTTCCTACCGGGCGTGGGGCAGGAGCATAATGGCATCATCAAGCATGGCGCCAAGCTGCTCTTTGCCTATGCCGAGGCGACGGTGCCCAAGATCACGGTGATCACGCGCAAGGCCTATGGCGGGGCCTATGACGTGATGGCGTCCAAGCATCTGCGCGGCGATTTGAACTATGCCTGGCCGAGCGCGGAGATCGCGGTAATGGGCGCCAAGGGGGCGGTCGAGATCATCTTCCGCAAGGATCGCGACAATCCCGAGAAGATCGCCGAGAAGACGGCCGAATATGAAGAACGGTTCGCCAACCCGTTCGTGGCGGCCTCGAAGGGCTTCATCGACGAGGTGATCATGCCGCATTCGACGCGCAAGCGGGTGGCGCTGGGATTGAGGAAGCTCGCCAACAAGGCGCTCGAGAACCCGTGGAAGAAGCACGACAACATCCCGCTGTAATGCGCCAGTAACACACTACTGGACAGGTCAATAAAGGCGGTTTAGCGTTGGTCCCGACTCAAACAGGGGAGTTAGGGACATGATGCGTTTTTCCACGCTGTTGACGACCGTGGCGGCGGCCACCTTATTGTCGGCCTGCACCACATACGAAACCGAAACCGCCAGTGCCTCCGCACCTGCTGCCGCAGCCGAGGAGATGGCGATGTACGACGTGAATGCCTATCCGCTGATCGACCGCGAGGCGCTGTTCGGCAATCCCGAGCGGGCGCAGGGGCGGATCAGCCCCGACGGCAAGTGGCTGAGCTGGATCGCGCCGTCCAACGGCGTGATGAACGTCTGGGTCGCGCCGCGCGGCAACATGGCGGCGGCCAAGGTGGTGACGAACGACACCCATCGCGGCATCTCGAACCACCAATGGACGGTCGACAGCGAGTATCTTCTCTATCTGAAGGACAATGACGGCGACGAGAAGGCGCATGTCTATGCGGTCGATCCGGCGACGGGCGCGACGCGCGACCTGACGCCCTATGACGGGGTGAGCGCGCAGTTGCAGGGGGTGAGCCGCGACCGGCCGGGAACGCTGCTCATCGGCATGAACGATAGAAACGAGCAACTGCACGATCTCTATCTCGTCGACATCGCGACGGGGGCCCGTACGCTGGTGCTCGAGAACCCAGGCTATGCCGGGATCGTTACCGATAACGAGTACACGCCGCGCATGGCGGCGATGATGCAGCCCGACGGCAGCCTGAAGATCGTCTGGCTCAACGATGAGCTGATGCCGGGCGAGGTCTTTGCCGACGTTCCCTCGGAAGATCTGCTCAACACCAACATGTCGGGTTTCAACCGTTCCAACGACGTCGTCTACATGACCGACAGCCGCGGCATCGACGTGGCGGTGCTCAAGTCGGTGAACCTGACGACGGGCGAAGAGAAGATCATCGCCTCGGGCACCAAGGCCGACATCAACGGCATCCTGTCCGACATCAACAGCTACGAGCCGATCGCTTATTCGAGCAATTATCTCAAGAACGAATGGACCGCGCTGACGCCGGGGGCGCAGGCCGACCTCGACTTCCTCCAGTCGCGGCTGGCGGGCGAAGTGGCGGTGACCGCGCGCACCGACGATGACCGCCTTTGGGTGGTCGCCCAGTCGGCGGCAGAGGCGCCGGGCGTCTATCATCTCTACGATCGGCAGGCCAAGACGCTGGAGCCGTGGTTCGCCGGACGCCCCGCGCTCGACGGCGCGCCGCTGGTGCCGATGCAGCCGCTCGAATTGAAAGCCGGCGACGGGCGCACGCTGGTGTCCTATCTGACGCTGCCGCCGGGCAGCGACAAGGACGGCGACGGGCGGCCCGAACAGGCAGTGCCCATGATGCTGTGGGTGCATGGCGGCCCGTGGGCGCGCGACAGCTATGGCTATAACACCGTCCATCAGTGGCTCGCCAATCGCGGCTATGCGGTGCTGAGCGTCAATTATCGCGGCTCGACGGGCTTTGGCAAAGCGCACACCAATGCGGCGGTCGGCGAGTTCGCCGGGCTGATGCACCAGGACCTTATCGACGCGGTCGACTGGGCGGTGCGCTCGGGCATCGCGCAGGAAGACAAGGTCGCGATCGGTGGTGGCAGCTATGGCGGCTATGCCACGCTGATCGGGGTCAGCCACACGCCCGACAAATTCGCCTGCGGGGTCGATATCGTGGGGCCCTCGAGCCTCGCCACGCTGATCGAGAGCTTCCCCGAATATTGGAAGCCGTTCCTGGCCGGGACCTGGTTCCGTTATGTCGGCGACCCGTCCGATCCCGAGGCCCGCGCGGCGATGATCGAGCGCTCGGCGATCAGCCGGGTCGACGACATTTCGGTCCCGCTGCTGGTCGGGCAGGGCGGCAACGATCCGCGCGTGACCAAGGCCGAGGCCGACACGCTGGTCGCGGCGATGCAGGTCAAGGGGCTGCCCGTGACCTACATCAACTTCCCCGACGAGGGGCATGGCTTCCAGAAACCCGAGAATAGGCTCGCCTTCTTTGCCGCGATGGAGGGCTTCCTCGGCACCTGCCTTGGCGGGCGGGTGCAGCCGATCGGCGACGATTTCGAGGGCTCGAGCGCCGAAATTCTCGCCGGGGCGCAATATGTCGAGGGCCTCGGCGCCGTCGGCAGCGACTAGGCCAGGGACTTCGACCTTGACGAGAAGGGCGGTGCCGGGCGATCCCGGCGCCGCCTTTTTTGTTTGGGAGACGCGACGTGAAACTTGGACGGCTCAACCATGTCGGGGTCGCGACGCGATCGATCGCGGACAGCGTGGTTCATTATCGCGAGACGATGGGCGCGAGCATCGTGGGCGAGCCCTTCGACCTGCCCGCGCAGGGGGTGAAGGTGTGCTTCATCGACACGCCCAATTCGCAGATCGAACTGATCGAGCCGCTGGGCGACAATTCGCCGGTGATGAAGTTTCTCGAGAAGAACCCGCTGGGCGGGCAGCATCATGTTTGTTTCGAGGTCGAGGATATCGAGGCGGCGCGGGCGCATTTCGAAAAGATCGGCAAGCGCATCCTCGGGCCGACGCGCACCGGGGCGCATGGTACGCCGATCTTCTTCCTCCACCCCAAGGACATGGAAGGGGTGCTGACCGAGATCATGGAAAGCCCCCAGCAGGCGCATTGAGATGATGCGACTGGTCGCGGCGCTGGGTGAGGGGCGGGGCGAGGAAGTGCTCGTCGGGCTGGTCGCGGCGGTCGTCGCGCTGCTGGTGGTGCGGCGGATCGTGCTGGCCCTGAAGGAAGGCGAGATCGCGCTCTATCGCACGCGGATCAGGCGCCGCGAGGCGGGCGATGCGAAATTCTTCACGCTGGTGGCGGTGAATGCGGGCGCGGTGGCGCTGCTGCTCTTCATCGCGATCGATTTGTTGGGAGACATGGGATGGCGTTGAAGAGACTGTTCGTGACGGCGGCGCTGGCGGGGATGCTGGCGGGCTGCATCGAGGATCCCGAGGGCGAAGCGCCCGACCAGCCGGTGATCGG
The nucleotide sequence above comes from Sphingomicrobium arenosum. Encoded proteins:
- a CDS encoding DUF2312 domain-containing protein, translated to MADGAIAADQLRLLIERIERLEEEKKAIADDIKDVYAEAKANGYDTKTMRAIVRLRKMEKHQLDEQDALLETYRAALGMA
- a CDS encoding heavy metal-binding domain-containing protein produces the protein MILTTTSTLQNRDISTYLGIVHGEVIVGANVFKDLFAAVRDIVGGRSGAYEKALDEARRQALSELQGEAAELGADAVIGIDLDYEVLGQGGSMLMVTASGTAVKLA
- a CDS encoding acyl-CoA carboxylase subunit beta; the protein is MGTTIEELEARRDKARAGGGQKRIDAQHAKGRLTARERLTVLLDEDSFEELDMFVEHNCTDFGMDEVHYPGDGVVTGSGTINGRLTYVFAQDFTVLGGSLSERHAEKICKIMDAAMKVGAPVIGLNDSGGARIQEGVASLGGYAEVFQRNVLASGVVPQLSVIMGPCAGGAVYSPAMTDFIFMVEDTSYMFVTGPEVVKTVTNEEVTQEELGGAITHTQKSGVADCAFENDVDALLATREFFSYLPSSNRDEVPQVPTDDPWDRIEDSLDSIIPASANQPYDMHEVIRKVADEGRFFEIQPKHAANIIVGFCRIEGRTVGVVANQPMVLAGVLDINSSKKAARFVRFCDAFEIPILTFVDVPGFLPGVGQEHNGIIKHGAKLLFAYAEATVPKITVITRKAYGGAYDVMASKHLRGDLNYAWPSAEIAVMGAKGAVEIIFRKDRDNPEKIAEKTAEYEERFANPFVAASKGFIDEVIMPHSTRKRVALGLRKLANKALENPWKKHDNIPL
- the mce gene encoding methylmalonyl-CoA epimerase, which produces MKLGRLNHVGVATRSIADSVVHYRETMGASIVGEPFDLPAQGVKVCFIDTPNSQIELIEPLGDNSPVMKFLEKNPLGGQHHVCFEVEDIEAARAHFEKIGKRILGPTRTGAHGTPIFFLHPKDMEGVLTEIMESPQQAH
- the ruvC gene encoding crossover junction endodeoxyribonuclease RuvC, whose amino-acid sequence is MKILGLDPGLGSTGWGLIQAEGNRLKHLDNGQLKTDPKAPLPQRLSHLASQLEAIIADHAPDSAAAEEIFVNKNPRSTLKLAQARGALLCIAASRGIIVGEYAPSLVKKAVVGTGGADKAQVQAMVKILLPGVTIAGPDAADALAVAITHAHHAQSARRGL
- the pyk gene encoding pyruvate kinase; the encoded protein is MSEMMKPRGRKVKILATLGPASDTPEMIETLMRSGADAFRINMSHGEQADKAKLVEHIRGLEKVLKRPTTILFDLQGPKLRVGAFEGGKAKLQKGDTFTLDRDGAPGDATRVCLPHAELFEAIREGSLLLIDDGKMRLKVTEVHEDRIVTEVRVSGTIRDRKGVNVPDVLIPIPALTEKDRSDLEFALEQGADWIALSFVQRPEDVEEARELVKGRAAILAKIEKPQAVDCLDQILEAADAVMVARGDLGVELPPEQVPVVQNRIVATARQHGKPVVVATQMLESMISSPTPTRAEVNDVADAIYDGADAVMLSAESAAGDYPVQAVKMMNRIGLAVEADERYGDRVHFTETAPEATTADALAESARGIARTVSASAMACYTSSGSTARRIARERPPVPIMVMTASEKVARRLGLLWGTYAVATRDVSSFEEMVGKAKRMALRHSIAGGGDRLLIMAGVPFGVSGSTNVIHVVKLVGDELENYGL
- a CDS encoding YebC/PmpR family DNA-binding transcriptional regulator, encoding MAGHSKFANIKHRKGAQDKKRSALFSKLSREITVAAKMGLPDPDMNPRLRLAVNTALKQSMPKDNIKKAIDKASASEGENYEEMRYEGYGPNGVALIVEALSDNRNRTATNVRTIFSKNGGNLGSSGAVAHSFDRLGLIEYKADELSEEKVLEAAMEAGADDIQSDETTHSIWTEADQLHEVASQLEKSLGEPETAKLAWRPQIETEVEGKDADTLVKLIDALEDDDDVQTVWGNYTFSDAELERLGQAE
- a CDS encoding S9 family peptidase, which encodes MMRFSTLLTTVAAATLLSACTTYETETASASAPAAAAEEMAMYDVNAYPLIDREALFGNPERAQGRISPDGKWLSWIAPSNGVMNVWVAPRGNMAAAKVVTNDTHRGISNHQWTVDSEYLLYLKDNDGDEKAHVYAVDPATGATRDLTPYDGVSAQLQGVSRDRPGTLLIGMNDRNEQLHDLYLVDIATGARTLVLENPGYAGIVTDNEYTPRMAAMMQPDGSLKIVWLNDELMPGEVFADVPSEDLLNTNMSGFNRSNDVVYMTDSRGIDVAVLKSVNLTTGEEKIIASGTKADINGILSDINSYEPIAYSSNYLKNEWTALTPGAQADLDFLQSRLAGEVAVTARTDDDRLWVVAQSAAEAPGVYHLYDRQAKTLEPWFAGRPALDGAPLVPMQPLELKAGDGRTLVSYLTLPPGSDKDGDGRPEQAVPMMLWVHGGPWARDSYGYNTVHQWLANRGYAVLSVNYRGSTGFGKAHTNAAVGEFAGLMHQDLIDAVDWAVRSGIAQEDKVAIGGGSYGGYATLIGVSHTPDKFACGVDIVGPSSLATLIESFPEYWKPFLAGTWFRYVGDPSDPEARAAMIERSAISRVDDISVPLLVGQGGNDPRVTKAEADTLVAAMQVKGLPVTYINFPDEGHGFQKPENRLAFFAAMEGFLGTCLGGRVQPIGDDFEGSSAEILAGAQYVEGLGAVGSD